A section of the Dehalobacter sp. DCM genome encodes:
- the hisZ gene encoding ATP phosphoribosyltransferase regulatory subunit — translation MERSSLGLKLPEGMIDLLPAELARLEELESKAISVCRNWSYQKTKTPGLEYRACVEPDADKEDHLYKFFDRSGHALVLRPEFTTPIARMVATRQKGSQFPLRFCYSGDVYRNDYARYREFRQVGVELIGSDNDIADAEVIALAIEIMKVLEVNNFQLNLGHNGIFSGLAEEMKFDVRLREELEDGIARKDMVKLEKIIAGNDLPPDAKELLLALPHLTGKEDVLDKLQSWSHIQPIRRAAESLRTIYLYLKEFGVQDYVSLDLGILKGFSYYTGAIFEGYVPGVGVPLIEGGRYDGLYNDFGTRHGATGFAINVGLMLDQDTAFELDAAEVLVYGQSPGAVIKRCRELRKSGKKVEMALGFLTDNDARAMAASRCIALLEKVDN, via the coding sequence ATGGAACGTTCATCATTAGGTTTAAAGCTACCGGAAGGAATGATCGATCTCTTACCAGCCGAACTAGCCCGGTTAGAAGAGTTAGAAAGTAAAGCAATTTCTGTCTGTAGAAATTGGTCCTATCAGAAAACAAAGACACCGGGTCTGGAGTATCGTGCCTGTGTCGAACCCGATGCAGATAAAGAAGATCACTTATATAAATTCTTTGACCGTAGCGGACATGCGCTGGTTTTGCGGCCTGAATTCACGACGCCCATCGCCCGAATGGTCGCCACACGGCAAAAGGGAAGTCAATTTCCCCTGAGATTCTGCTATAGTGGGGATGTTTACCGGAACGATTATGCCCGTTATCGTGAATTCAGACAAGTCGGCGTTGAATTGATCGGTTCGGACAATGATATCGCGGATGCGGAAGTCATCGCTTTAGCTATCGAAATCATGAAGGTACTGGAGGTTAATAACTTTCAGCTGAATTTAGGTCATAACGGCATTTTCTCCGGCTTAGCCGAGGAAATGAAATTTGACGTCCGATTGCGGGAAGAGCTTGAAGACGGGATCGCACGCAAAGACATGGTGAAGCTCGAAAAAATTATCGCGGGTAACGATCTCCCGCCTGACGCCAAAGAACTGCTCCTGGCCCTGCCGCATCTGACCGGGAAAGAAGACGTCCTGGACAAGTTGCAGAGCTGGTCGCACATCCAGCCGATTCGCCGGGCAGCCGAATCCCTGAGAACCATCTATCTTTATTTGAAGGAATTTGGCGTTCAGGACTATGTATCCCTCGACCTGGGGATCCTGAAAGGTTTTTCATATTATACCGGCGCGATCTTTGAAGGGTATGTTCCTGGTGTGGGTGTGCCGTTGATCGAAGGCGGACGGTATGACGGACTCTATAATGATTTTGGTACGCGCCATGGTGCCACGGGATTCGCCATTAATGTCGGACTCATGCTGGATCAGGATACGGCATTTGAGCTGGATGCTGCCGAAGTACTCGTTTATGGGCAATCACCGGGAGCCGTGATCAAACGATGCCGTGAATTGCGCAAAAGCGGTAAAAAGGTAGAAATGGCCTTGGGTTTCTTGACCGACAATGACGCTAGAGCGATGGCCGCCAGTCGATGTATTGCCTTATTGGAAAAGGTGGATAACTAA
- the hisG gene encoding ATP phosphoribosyltransferase — MPKKFLTIALPKGKLLLDSVEILTKAGLDCRSVEKDSRKLLFDLPESDAQIIICRPTDIPTYVESGAADIGFVGKDTIIEQNKDVAELVDLKFGYCRFVVAMPQQNLPPALPNGSYDLSVLNHKRAATKFPRVAELFFNEHGMQVTPIKLHGNIELAPRVGLAEMIVDIVSTGKTLRENNLAEVAQILEATSRMIANRVSYRVKFERIKELAEKFKELVPQ; from the coding sequence ATGCCAAAAAAATTCTTAACCATCGCACTGCCAAAAGGAAAATTATTGCTGGATTCCGTGGAGATTCTGACCAAGGCCGGTTTAGACTGCCGGTCTGTGGAGAAGGATTCCCGTAAATTATTGTTTGACCTTCCGGAATCAGATGCTCAAATCATCATCTGCCGGCCGACGGATATCCCCACCTATGTAGAAAGCGGCGCTGCTGATATCGGTTTTGTCGGTAAAGATACGATTATTGAGCAAAATAAAGACGTGGCGGAGCTCGTTGATTTAAAGTTCGGCTACTGTCGGTTTGTTGTTGCCATGCCGCAGCAAAATCTGCCCCCGGCGCTTCCGAATGGCAGTTACGATTTAAGTGTCTTAAATCACAAACGGGCGGCGACAAAATTTCCGCGGGTCGCCGAGCTGTTCTTTAATGAACACGGCATGCAGGTTACGCCGATAAAACTGCATGGAAATATTGAACTTGCGCCCCGGGTAGGACTTGCTGAAATGATTGTCGATATTGTATCTACAGGGAAAACGCTGCGAGAAAACAACTTAGCCGAAGTGGCGCAGATTCTTGAGGCAACCAGCAGGATGATCGCTAACCGGGTATCATACCGCGTAAAATTTGAACGCATCAAAGAGCTGGCTGAGAAATTTAAAGAATTAGTACCGCAATGA